A single region of the Mycobacteriales bacterium genome encodes:
- a CDS encoding LacI family DNA-binding transcriptional regulator — translation MYVSLKDVAARAGVSFQTVSKVLNGGAATVSDKTQARIRAAAAELGYVPNALARGLITQSTYTVGIVADDLDDWVLAQFVVGAEREARDQGHVVLIGAVLPGGEDARAYAQQLLERRVDGILAAAPNHEDDEGVADLLRSRVPAVSMHHVPGGGVPVVGSDHSRAGRFAAEHLVELGHRIIGTVIGPRGRRVVQSRLRGFRSALGRADRVLSPARIVQSDWTVAGGYAAACELLDREPRVTAIFAQNDLMAVGVISALHARGRRVPDDCAVVGCDDLPVSAHLIPPLTTVSIPFRETGRRAMALLIDRIRGADVAQRVLLPMRLVVRESSAGEAGGVPRSSGRPYALGKDHR, via the coding sequence GTGTACGTGTCGCTGAAAGATGTGGCCGCGCGAGCTGGGGTGAGTTTTCAGACGGTGAGCAAGGTGCTCAACGGCGGCGCGGCCACGGTGTCGGACAAGACGCAGGCCCGGATCAGGGCGGCGGCCGCCGAACTCGGCTACGTGCCCAACGCCCTGGCGCGCGGGCTGATCACCCAGTCGACGTACACCGTCGGGATCGTCGCGGACGACCTCGACGACTGGGTGCTCGCCCAGTTCGTCGTCGGCGCCGAACGCGAGGCGCGCGACCAGGGTCATGTGGTGCTCATCGGCGCGGTGCTCCCCGGCGGGGAGGACGCCCGGGCCTACGCCCAACAGCTGCTCGAACGCCGGGTGGACGGCATCCTCGCCGCCGCCCCCAACCACGAGGACGACGAGGGCGTCGCGGACCTGCTCCGCAGCCGGGTGCCGGCGGTGAGCATGCACCACGTGCCCGGCGGAGGCGTGCCCGTCGTCGGCTCGGACCATTCCCGGGCCGGGCGGTTCGCGGCCGAGCACCTGGTCGAGCTCGGGCACCGGATCATCGGAACGGTCATCGGACCGCGTGGGCGGCGCGTCGTGCAGAGCCGGCTGCGCGGCTTCCGCTCCGCGCTCGGCCGGGCCGACCGGGTGCTCTCGCCCGCGCGGATCGTGCAGTCGGACTGGACCGTCGCCGGGGGATACGCCGCGGCGTGCGAGCTCCTCGACCGCGAACCGCGGGTGACCGCGATCTTCGCGCAGAACGACCTGATGGCGGTGGGAGTGATCTCGGCGCTGCACGCGCGCGGCCGCCGGGTCCCCGACGACTGCGCCGTGGTGGGCTGCGACGACCTGCCGGTCTCCGCGCATCTCATCCCCCCATTGACGACGGTCTCGATCCCGTTCCGGGAAACGGGCCGACGGGCGATGGCGCTACTGATCGACCGGATCCGCGGCGCCGACGTCGCCCAGCGGGTGTTACTTCCGATGCGGCTGGTGGTCCGCGAGTCCTCGGCCGGTGAAGCAGGTGGTGTGCCGCGCTCCAGCGGTCGCCCGTACGCGTTAGGGAAGGATCACAGATGA
- a CDS encoding TetR/AcrR family transcriptional regulator, giving the protein MPTATRQSAEQRRETVLAAAIEEFARGGLGGTSTQTIAERAGISQPYLFRLYPTKKELFLAAVERTHRRIVEQFEAAVGDRSGEDALKAMGAAYGELIADRTFLLMELASYAACDDEDVRAVSRRGFRDVWYAVERLSGASPEEVQKFYAFGMFWNVVTAMQLGEVHERWAELACVFSDKVVPPAAPPT; this is encoded by the coding sequence ATGCCCACCGCAACCAGGCAGAGCGCCGAGCAACGTCGCGAGACGGTGCTCGCCGCCGCCATCGAGGAGTTCGCCCGCGGCGGCCTGGGCGGCACCAGTACCCAGACCATCGCCGAGCGGGCGGGGATCAGCCAGCCCTACCTGTTCCGGCTCTACCCCACGAAGAAGGAACTCTTCCTCGCGGCGGTCGAGCGCACCCACCGGCGGATCGTCGAGCAGTTCGAGGCCGCCGTCGGCGACCGCAGCGGCGAGGATGCGCTCAAGGCCATGGGAGCGGCCTACGGCGAGCTGATCGCCGACCGCACCTTCCTGCTCATGGAATTGGCGTCCTACGCCGCCTGCGACGACGAGGACGTCCGCGCCGTGTCCCGTCGTGGGTTCCGCGACGTCTGGTACGCCGTCGAACGGCTGTCCGGCGCCTCCCCGGAGGAGGTCCAGAAGTTCTACGCCTTCGGGATGTTCTGGAACGTGGTGACCGCGATGCAGCTCGGCGAGGTGCACGAGCGATGGGCCGAACTCGCCTGCGTGTTCTCGGACAAGGTCGTCCCGCCGGCCGCCCCACCGACGTAG
- a CDS encoding DHA2 family efflux MFS transporter permease subunit produces MTPLGRRATIWTFVVTSVAAFMVSLDNLVVTMALPSIRHDLHAGLSGLEWTVNAYTLTFAVFLLTAASLGDRFGRRRVFTIGLAVFTLASAGAALAPNIQILIAARAIQGLGAATVLPLSMTILSAAVPAARRGAALGIWGAVSGLGVAVGPLVGGAVVDGAAWQWIFWLNVPVGLLILPAAWRRLAESRGAARRLDVPGVALASAGLFGIVFGVVRGNSHGWTSASVLGSVIGGAVLLAAFVAFERRTPQPMLPLRLFANRTFAAVNAASLLFSFGMFGSVFLLAQFMQTVQGYSPFEAGLRTLPWTGMPLLLAPIAGPLADRIGGRPLIATGLALQAVGLAWLALVTTTTVSYLALVPGFVLAGIGMSLFFVPVGTVVLGAVRPVEQGVASGANNAIREIGGVFGVAVLASVFAARGGYASPQSFVDGLIPAVAVGAGVVAIGAAAALLIRRRSDVTVPAGSEPAEVLQQTEAPQTEPATVG; encoded by the coding sequence ATGACCCCACTCGGACGCCGGGCCACCATCTGGACCTTCGTGGTGACCTCGGTCGCCGCGTTCATGGTGAGTCTGGACAACCTCGTCGTGACGATGGCGCTGCCCTCGATCCGACACGACCTGCACGCCGGGCTCTCCGGCCTGGAATGGACCGTCAACGCCTACACCCTGACCTTCGCGGTGTTCCTGCTGACGGCGGCGAGCCTCGGCGACCGGTTCGGCCGCCGCCGGGTCTTCACCATCGGCCTCGCCGTCTTCACCCTCGCCAGCGCCGGCGCGGCGCTGGCCCCGAACATCCAGATCCTCATCGCGGCCCGCGCCATCCAAGGCCTCGGCGCGGCCACGGTGCTGCCGCTGTCGATGACGATCCTGTCCGCCGCGGTTCCCGCGGCCCGTCGCGGCGCCGCGCTCGGAATCTGGGGCGCGGTCTCCGGCCTCGGCGTCGCGGTGGGTCCGCTCGTCGGGGGCGCAGTCGTGGACGGTGCGGCCTGGCAGTGGATCTTCTGGCTGAACGTGCCGGTCGGCCTGCTCATCCTGCCCGCCGCCTGGCGGCGCCTGGCCGAGTCCCGTGGTGCCGCGCGCCGCCTCGACGTCCCCGGCGTCGCGCTGGCCAGCGCCGGACTGTTCGGCATCGTCTTCGGCGTGGTGCGAGGCAACTCGCACGGGTGGACCAGCGCCAGCGTGCTCGGCAGCGTGATCGGCGGAGCGGTGCTGCTGGCGGCGTTCGTCGCCTTCGAGCGCCGTACGCCGCAGCCGATGCTGCCGCTGCGGCTCTTCGCCAACCGGACGTTCGCCGCCGTCAACGCCGCGAGCCTGCTGTTCAGCTTCGGCATGTTCGGCTCGGTCTTCCTGCTCGCGCAGTTCATGCAGACCGTGCAGGGCTACTCGCCGTTCGAGGCGGGGCTCCGCACCCTGCCGTGGACCGGCATGCCGCTGCTGCTCGCCCCGATCGCGGGTCCGCTCGCCGACCGCATCGGCGGGCGCCCGCTGATCGCGACCGGTCTTGCCTTGCAAGCCGTCGGGCTGGCCTGGCTCGCGCTGGTCACGACGACGACCGTGAGCTACCTCGCACTCGTGCCGGGGTTCGTCCTGGCCGGTATCGGGATGAGCCTGTTCTTCGTCCCGGTGGGGACCGTGGTGCTCGGTGCGGTGCGGCCGGTCGAGCAGGGCGTCGCCTCCGGTGCGAACAACGCGATCCGGGAGATCGGCGGGGTGTTCGGAGTCGCCGTGCTCGCCAGCGTCTTCGCCGCCCGCGGCGGCTACGCCAGCCCGCAGTCGTTCGTCGACGGCCTGATACCCGCGGTGGCGGTCGGGGCCGGGGTGGTCGCGATCGGCGCGGCCGCAGCGCTGCTGATCCGCCGCCGCAGCGACGTCACTGTGCCGGCCGGATCGGAGCCGGCGGAGGTGCTGCAGCAGACGGAGGCACCGCAGACGGAGCCGGCGACCGTCGGCTGA
- a CDS encoding adenosine deaminase, whose product MPTPLTAETIRSAPKVLLHDHLDGGLRPATVIELAQEAGYDALPTKDVDDLAEWFLGAAHSGSLERYLETFAHTVGVMQSREALVRVATECAEDLAADGVVYAEVRFAPELHVEGGLTHEQAIDAVLDGFREGTARADRAGHRIRVVALLSAMRHAAQSMEIAELAVRYRDAGVVGFDIAGAEAGYPPTRHLDAFEYLHRENAHFTIHAGEGFGLPSIWEAIQWCGADRLGHGVRIIDDITVHDDGRVELGRLAAYVRDKRIPLEMAPTSNVQTGAATSIVDHPIGLLRTLYFRVTVNTDNRLMSGGTMTSEMGGLVDAFGYTWSDLRWLTINAMKSAFIPFDERLALIDDVLKPGYDELAEQDGPDH is encoded by the coding sequence ATGCCCACACCGCTCACCGCCGAGACGATCCGGTCCGCTCCCAAGGTGCTCCTGCACGACCACCTGGACGGCGGGCTGCGCCCGGCGACGGTGATCGAGCTGGCGCAGGAGGCCGGCTACGACGCACTTCCGACGAAGGACGTCGACGATCTCGCGGAGTGGTTCCTCGGTGCCGCGCACTCCGGGTCGCTGGAGCGCTATCTCGAGACCTTCGCCCACACGGTCGGGGTGATGCAGAGCCGCGAGGCACTCGTCCGGGTCGCCACCGAGTGCGCCGAGGACCTCGCCGCCGACGGCGTCGTCTACGCCGAAGTGCGGTTCGCCCCCGAGTTGCACGTCGAAGGCGGCCTCACCCACGAGCAGGCCATCGACGCAGTCCTGGACGGCTTTCGGGAGGGAACTGCCCGGGCCGACCGCGCCGGGCACCGGATCCGCGTCGTCGCGCTGCTCAGCGCGATGCGTCACGCCGCACAGTCGATGGAGATCGCCGAGCTGGCGGTGCGCTACCGCGACGCCGGGGTGGTCGGCTTCGACATCGCCGGCGCGGAGGCCGGCTACCCGCCGACCCGGCACCTCGACGCGTTCGAGTACCTCCACCGGGAGAACGCCCACTTCACGATCCACGCCGGCGAAGGGTTCGGGCTCCCGTCGATCTGGGAGGCGATCCAGTGGTGCGGCGCCGACCGGCTCGGCCACGGCGTGCGGATCATCGACGACATCACGGTGCACGACGACGGCCGGGTCGAGCTCGGCCGGCTCGCGGCGTACGTCCGCGACAAGCGGATCCCGCTGGAGATGGCGCCGACGTCCAACGTGCAGACCGGCGCCGCCACGTCGATCGTGGACCACCCGATCGGGCTGCTGCGCACGCTCTATTTCCGCGTCACCGTCAACACCGACAACCGGCTGATGAGCGGTGGCACGATGACCTCGGAGATGGGCGGCCTGGTGGATGCCTTCGGCTACACCTGGTCGGATCTGCGCTGGCTCACGATCAACGCGATGAAGTCGGCGTTCATCCCGTTCGACGAGCGGCTCGCGCTCATCGACGACGTCCTCAAGCCCGGGTACGACGAGTTGGCCGAGCAGGACGGGCCCGACCACTGA
- a CDS encoding FAD-dependent oxidoreductase produces MSVVVIGGGIVGAATAYHLSRRNVPVVLVDRADAGRATDAGAGIVAPWLSSEQNPDWARIGHPSSAYYPTLLAALADDGEKEMGHARVGGLVVDPDPANLERAYQRLLRRREQVDEIGAVTLLPPGGAQELFPALRADLGAVHVTGASRVDGRLLCAALRRAGARRGVVERSGDAELMVTDGTVTGVRLDGEPISADRVVVAAGAWTGALCRPLGIELPVAPQRGQLVHVVLPGADTDDWPVIQAVGHGYLLAFPGSRVVFGATRETGSGFDLRVTAGGIAQVIGDALAVAPALADATVVETRVGLRPLSADGLPLLGTLRSTPGVVVATGLGPTGLTIGPYAGLLAASLALGEQPEFDLTGYEPDRG; encoded by the coding sequence ATGTCTGTGGTCGTGATCGGTGGAGGGATTGTCGGCGCCGCGACGGCTTATCACCTGAGTCGGCGAAATGTGCCGGTGGTATTGGTCGACCGGGCCGACGCCGGCCGGGCGACGGACGCCGGCGCGGGGATCGTCGCGCCGTGGCTGTCGTCGGAGCAGAACCCGGACTGGGCCCGGATCGGCCACCCGTCTTCGGCGTATTACCCCACCCTGCTGGCGGCGCTCGCCGACGACGGCGAGAAGGAGATGGGTCACGCCCGGGTCGGGGGTCTGGTCGTCGATCCCGACCCGGCCAACCTGGAGCGTGCCTACCAGCGGCTGCTCCGTCGGCGGGAGCAGGTCGACGAGATCGGTGCGGTGACCCTGCTTCCACCCGGTGGCGCTCAGGAACTGTTCCCGGCGCTGCGCGCCGACCTCGGTGCGGTGCACGTCACCGGCGCCTCCCGGGTCGACGGCCGGTTGCTGTGCGCTGCGCTGCGCCGCGCCGGCGCGCGGCGTGGCGTCGTCGAGCGGTCCGGCGACGCCGAACTGATGGTCACGGACGGGACCGTCACCGGTGTCCGTCTGGACGGCGAGCCGATCAGCGCCGACCGCGTGGTGGTGGCCGCGGGTGCCTGGACCGGTGCGCTGTGCCGCCCACTGGGGATCGAACTCCCGGTCGCACCGCAGCGCGGGCAACTGGTGCACGTCGTGCTTCCCGGCGCCGACACCGACGACTGGCCGGTGATCCAGGCGGTCGGGCACGGCTACCTGCTGGCCTTCCCGGGATCGCGGGTCGTCTTCGGCGCGACCCGCGAGACCGGCAGCGGCTTCGACCTGCGGGTGACCGCGGGCGGGATCGCGCAGGTGATCGGCGACGCACTGGCCGTGGCGCCGGCCCTCGCCGACGCGACCGTCGTCGAGACGCGGGTCGGCCTGCGCCCGCTGTCCGCCGACGGCCTGCCGCTGCTCGGCACCCTGCGCTCGACGCCCGGCGTGGTGGTCGCCACCGGTCTCGGGCCGACCGGGCTGACGATCGGGCCCTACGCCGGCCTGCTGGCCGCGTCGCTCGCGCTCGGCGAGCAGCCGGAGTTCGACCTGACGGGGTACGAACCCGATCGCGGCTAG
- a CDS encoding alkaline phosphatase family protein, producing MTWLPRRTRALLAAVAIAVVPIVSVTTSSAAPRTAVSHKVLWITMENHSYAGVIGKPVVAPYINNTLLAAGGNATNMHSETHPSLPNYIAMATGSTHGIADDNAPVKHPITGPSLFSQVDPAWRAYEEIMPLPCRQFDTVFTANTQYAVRHNPPTYLVSPPISAPNAHCTSNDVPLGSTTSGKLLTALNTGALKKFSYVTPGICHDMHNAPTGSTCVPANVVTAGDNWLKQWMPKIFASPDYTSGALSVFITWDEGGGGANIKGMDCQSAQYLDDAGCHIPTLVFSKSTKPGSTTNTYFDHYSMIRTAEELLGLPTTALGTNVSGANSMRAAFTL from the coding sequence ATGACCTGGCTCCCCCGCCGTACACGGGCCCTGCTGGCCGCTGTCGCGATTGCCGTGGTGCCGATCGTCAGCGTGACGACGTCAAGCGCAGCACCGCGCACCGCCGTCTCGCACAAGGTTCTCTGGATCACGATGGAGAACCACTCCTACGCCGGCGTCATCGGCAAACCGGTCGTCGCGCCGTACATCAACAACACCCTGCTGGCCGCGGGCGGGAACGCCACGAACATGCACAGCGAGACACATCCGTCGCTGCCCAACTACATCGCGATGGCCACCGGATCGACGCACGGCATCGCCGACGACAACGCCCCGGTCAAGCACCCGATCACCGGACCGAGCCTGTTCAGCCAGGTCGACCCCGCCTGGCGGGCGTACGAAGAAATCATGCCGTTGCCGTGCCGCCAGTTCGACACCGTCTTCACCGCCAACACGCAGTACGCCGTGCGCCACAACCCACCCACCTACCTCGTCAGTCCGCCGATCAGCGCACCGAATGCGCACTGCACGAGCAATGACGTGCCGCTCGGCAGCACCACCTCTGGCAAGCTGCTCACGGCACTGAATACCGGCGCACTGAAGAAGTTCTCCTACGTCACACCGGGCATCTGCCACGACATGCACAACGCGCCGACGGGCAGCACCTGCGTCCCGGCCAACGTGGTGACGGCCGGCGACAACTGGCTCAAGCAGTGGATGCCCAAGATCTTCGCGTCACCGGACTACACCAGCGGGGCGCTGTCGGTGTTCATCACGTGGGACGAGGGTGGCGGCGGCGCGAACATCAAGGGGATGGACTGCCAGAGCGCGCAGTACCTCGACGATGCGGGGTGTCACATTCCGACCCTCGTCTTCTCGAAGAGCACGAAGCCCGGCTCGACCACCAACACCTACTTCGACCACTACTCGATGATTCGGACGGCCGAGGAGTTGCTCGGCCTGCCCACCACCGCTCTGGGCACCAACGTGTCGGGTGCCAACTCCATGCGGGCGGCGTTCACGCTGTAG
- a CDS encoding thymidine phosphorylase codes for MVDLIRTKRDGARLDDAHIDWVVDAYTRGEVPDEQMTALLMAIFFRGMSPDELSRWTGAMIDSGVRRDLSGLGRPTVDKHSTGGVGDMITLPLAPLVAACGAVVPQLSGRGLAHTGGTLDKLESIPGWRARLSHADYLAQLRDVGAVVCAAGDDLAPADRKLYALRDVTGTVESIPLIASSIMSKKIAEGADALILDVKVGSGAFMKDAGSARELAREMVRLGTAYGVRTVALLTAMDVPLGRAVGNALEVAEAVEVLAGGGPADVVELTVTLAREMLTAAGLPDADPAAALQDGRAMDVWRAMISAQGGDPDATLPRADEVHIIGAAATGRLTRLDAYAVGVASWRLGAGRSRKEDPVSEVAGVVLHAKPGDEVRAGAPLLELHTHDPARIERAVAALDGAIEIDGPMTTVPLVIDRVADLG; via the coding sequence ATGGTCGACCTGATCCGCACCAAGCGCGACGGCGCACGGCTCGACGACGCGCACATCGACTGGGTCGTCGACGCCTACACCCGCGGCGAGGTGCCCGACGAACAAATGACCGCGCTGCTGATGGCGATCTTCTTCCGCGGGATGTCCCCGGACGAGCTGTCCCGGTGGACCGGCGCGATGATCGACTCCGGGGTACGCCGCGACCTGTCCGGGCTGGGGCGCCCGACCGTCGACAAGCACTCCACCGGCGGCGTCGGGGACATGATCACTCTGCCGCTCGCGCCCCTGGTCGCCGCCTGCGGTGCGGTGGTGCCGCAGCTGTCCGGGCGCGGCCTCGCGCACACCGGGGGCACTCTCGACAAGCTGGAGTCGATCCCGGGCTGGCGGGCGAGGCTGTCCCACGCCGACTACCTGGCCCAGCTGCGCGATGTGGGAGCCGTCGTCTGCGCCGCGGGTGACGATCTGGCGCCTGCCGACCGCAAGCTCTACGCGCTGCGCGACGTCACCGGCACGGTCGAGTCGATCCCGCTCATCGCCAGCTCGATCATGAGCAAGAAGATCGCCGAAGGCGCGGATGCGCTGATCCTCGACGTGAAGGTGGGATCTGGTGCGTTTATGAAGGACGCCGGATCCGCCCGCGAGCTGGCCCGCGAGATGGTGCGGCTCGGCACGGCGTACGGCGTGCGTACCGTCGCATTGCTCACCGCGATGGACGTCCCCCTCGGCCGCGCGGTCGGCAATGCGCTGGAGGTCGCCGAGGCGGTGGAGGTGCTCGCCGGCGGCGGGCCCGCCGACGTCGTGGAGCTCACCGTCACCCTGGCGCGGGAGATGCTGACCGCGGCCGGACTTCCGGACGCGGACCCGGCCGCCGCGCTCCAGGACGGGCGCGCGATGGACGTCTGGCGGGCGATGATCTCCGCCCAGGGCGGCGATCCGGACGCGACGCTGCCCCGGGCCGACGAGGTGCACATCATCGGCGCCGCGGCGACCGGACGGCTGACCCGGCTCGACGCCTACGCCGTGGGCGTCGCGTCCTGGCGGCTCGGCGCCGGGCGGAGCCGCAAGGAGGACCCGGTCTCGGAGGTGGCCGGTGTGGTGCTGCACGCCAAGCCCGGCGACGAGGTCCGGGCCGGCGCCCCGCTGCTCGAACTGCACACCCACGACCCGGCCCGGATCGAGCGGGCGGTAGCCGCGCTCGACGGCGCGATCGAGATCGACGGGCCCATGACGACGGTGCCGCTGGTCATCGACCGGGTGGCCGACCTCGGATAG
- a CDS encoding cytidine deaminase, whose product MTGARPIDWPGLRSAARAAMAHAYAPYSNFPVGAAALVDDGRTVVGTNVENASYGLGLCAECGLVSALHASGGGRLVAFACCDGAGAVLMPCGRCRQLLWEHGGPDLQVDTASGIRPLSELLPDAFGPDDLPS is encoded by the coding sequence ATGACCGGCGCCCGCCCGATCGACTGGCCGGGACTGCGGTCCGCCGCGCGCGCCGCGATGGCGCACGCCTATGCGCCGTACTCGAATTTTCCGGTCGGTGCCGCCGCGCTGGTCGACGACGGCCGGACGGTGGTCGGCACCAACGTGGAGAACGCCTCCTACGGTCTCGGCCTGTGCGCCGAGTGCGGGCTGGTGTCGGCGTTGCACGCGAGCGGCGGCGGCCGGCTGGTGGCCTTCGCCTGCTGCGACGGAGCCGGCGCGGTGCTGATGCCGTGCGGACGGTGCCGCCAATTGCTCTGGGAGCACGGCGGACCCGACCTGCAGGTCGACACCGCGAGCGGGATCCGCCCGCTCAGTGAGCTGCTGCCGGACGCCTTCGGCCCGGACGACCTGCCGTCGTGA
- a CDS encoding ABC transporter permease, giving the protein MSVSASLPRPAFAMTRAQVLGVVGVGLGLLTIFAFGLGVAAGAHSDLGLSTDNGPGAFAIMVPVRIVCIVLGAVMVAVGGVQAAGAMPRRANAWATAFVLVAFFFAFLAWSAVGKGNAVSLVDLGNATVVRSVPIVLGALCGVLCERSGVINIAIEGQFLLGAFTGAIVGSALGGLWFGLIGAALAGAVLGLVLAFFAIRYFVDQVILGVVLNVFALGLTNFLTDRVLIPYQDTLNSPGFFPNVKVPGLGAIPVIGPILFDGNVFLYLTYGLLIVVQIGLFRTRWGLRVRSVGEHPTAADTVGIRVRATRYRVVLLGGLIAGIAGASFTIGSVGGFGKNITSGKGYIALAAVIFGGWRPGGALVGALVFGFADALQSLVSSVGSPIPSDFLNMAPYIATILAVAGLVGKVRAPAADGKPYVKS; this is encoded by the coding sequence GTGAGCGTGTCGGCAAGCCTTCCCCGGCCCGCGTTCGCCATGACCCGGGCGCAGGTCCTCGGCGTGGTCGGCGTCGGCCTGGGTCTGCTCACGATCTTCGCGTTCGGGCTCGGTGTGGCCGCCGGCGCACATTCGGATCTGGGGCTCTCGACCGACAACGGCCCCGGCGCGTTCGCCATCATGGTGCCGGTCCGGATCGTGTGCATCGTGCTCGGCGCGGTGATGGTCGCCGTCGGCGGCGTGCAGGCCGCGGGGGCGATGCCCCGCCGGGCCAACGCGTGGGCGACCGCGTTCGTCCTCGTCGCGTTCTTCTTCGCCTTCCTGGCCTGGTCGGCAGTCGGCAAGGGCAATGCGGTCAGCCTGGTGGACCTCGGCAACGCGACCGTCGTCCGCTCCGTTCCGATCGTGCTCGGCGCCCTGTGCGGCGTGCTCTGCGAGCGGTCCGGCGTCATCAACATCGCGATCGAGGGCCAGTTCCTGCTCGGCGCCTTCACCGGCGCGATCGTGGGCAGTGCGCTGGGCGGGCTGTGGTTCGGGCTGATCGGCGCCGCACTGGCCGGCGCCGTACTCGGGCTCGTCCTCGCTTTCTTCGCCATCCGCTACTTCGTCGACCAGGTGATCCTGGGCGTCGTCCTGAACGTCTTCGCCCTGGGGCTGACGAACTTCCTCACCGACCGGGTCCTGATCCCCTATCAGGACACCCTCAACTCGCCGGGCTTCTTCCCCAACGTCAAGGTTCCCGGCCTCGGCGCCATCCCGGTGATCGGCCCGATCCTCTTCGACGGCAACGTGTTCCTCTACCTGACCTACGGTCTGCTGATCGTCGTGCAGATCGGGCTGTTCCGGACCCGATGGGGCCTTCGGGTGCGCTCCGTCGGCGAGCACCCCACGGCGGCCGACACCGTCGGGATCCGGGTGCGGGCCACCCGCTACCGCGTCGTCCTGCTCGGCGGGCTGATCGCCGGGATCGCCGGGGCGTCGTTCACGATCGGGTCGGTCGGCGGATTCGGCAAGAACATCACCTCGGGCAAGGGCTACATCGCGCTGGCCGCGGTGATCTTCGGCGGCTGGCGTCCCGGCGGCGCACTCGTCGGTGCGCTGGTGTTCGGCTTCGCCGACGCGCTGCAGAGCCTGGTCAGTAGCGTCGGATCGCCGATCCCGTCGGACTTCCTCAACATGGCGCCCTACATCGCGACGATCCTCGCGGTGGCCGGGCTGGTCGGGAAGGTGCGGGCACCGGCCGCCGACGGCAAACCGTACGTGAAGTCATGA
- a CDS encoding ABC transporter permease: MTAQAPSEAKEPTRPPFLRRVLDDIVHGNSVVVTILAIVIALFLGGLLIAFSDPAVLPKFGYFFAAPGDALSAAWDSVAAAYSALFKGSIVDPSDISAYINGSGTLSEVFYPICSTINQATPLILAGLAVAIPFQAGMFNIGAQGQIVVGAILAGYLGFALQLPIVLHLLVALLGGFVGGAVWGWIAGWLKARTGAHEVITTIMLNYIAASLLDFLLHKDAFQRPGRTDLVSPIVHPNARLPQLAGAALPLNAGIIVALLAAAACAWLLNRSTLGFEFKAVGANPEAARTAGMHVPRTYILVMLIAGGLAGLASTAQVLGTDYFLSIGVYSGLGFNAITVALLGRARPWGTVGAAFLFGALQAGGTTMQAATSTPVDVVTVIQALIVLFIAAPPLVRGIFRLKGARTGGEGRGLSRGWNG, from the coding sequence GTGACCGCGCAGGCGCCGTCCGAGGCGAAGGAGCCGACGCGGCCGCCCTTCCTCCGTCGGGTGCTCGACGACATCGTGCACGGCAACTCCGTGGTGGTGACGATCCTCGCGATCGTCATCGCGCTGTTCCTCGGAGGGCTGCTGATCGCCTTCTCCGATCCCGCGGTGCTGCCGAAGTTCGGCTACTTCTTCGCCGCGCCCGGCGACGCGCTGTCGGCGGCGTGGGACTCGGTGGCGGCGGCGTACAGCGCGCTGTTCAAAGGCTCGATCGTCGACCCGAGTGACATCAGCGCCTACATCAACGGCAGCGGGACGTTGAGCGAGGTCTTCTACCCGATCTGCTCGACCATCAACCAGGCGACGCCGCTGATCCTCGCCGGGCTCGCGGTCGCGATCCCCTTCCAGGCCGGGATGTTCAACATCGGCGCGCAGGGCCAGATCGTGGTGGGCGCGATCCTCGCCGGCTACCTCGGCTTCGCCCTGCAGCTGCCGATCGTCCTGCACCTGCTCGTCGCACTACTCGGCGGATTCGTCGGCGGGGCGGTCTGGGGCTGGATCGCCGGCTGGCTGAAGGCCCGCACCGGCGCGCACGAAGTGATCACGACCATCATGCTCAACTACATCGCGGCGTCCCTGCTCGACTTCCTGCTGCACAAGGACGCCTTCCAACGGCCGGGCCGGACCGACCTGGTGAGCCCGATCGTCCACCCGAACGCGCGACTGCCGCAGCTCGCGGGCGCAGCGCTTCCGCTGAACGCCGGCATCATCGTCGCGTTGTTGGCGGCGGCGGCCTGCGCCTGGCTGCTCAACCGCAGCACGCTCGGCTTCGAGTTCAAGGCGGTGGGCGCCAACCCGGAGGCGGCCCGCACCGCCGGGATGCACGTACCCCGCACCTACATCCTGGTGATGCTGATCGCCGGTGGCCTGGCCGGCCTGGCCAGCACCGCGCAGGTCCTCGGTACCGACTACTTCCTCTCGATCGGCGTCTACTCCGGGCTCGGGTTCAACGCGATCACCGTGGCGCTGCTGGGCCGGGCCCGGCCGTGGGGCACGGTCGGTGCGGCGTTCCTCTTCGGTGCGCTGCAGGCCGGTGGTACGACGATGCAGGCCGCGACCTCGACCCCGGTCGACGTGGTCACCGTGATCCAGGCGCTGATCGTGCTCTTCATCGCGGCGCCGCCCCTGGTCCGCGGAATCTTCCGGTTGAAGGGTGCCCGCACCGGCGGCGAGGGCCGCGGACTGTCGAGGGGGTGGAACGGGTGA